Proteins from a genomic interval of Paenibacillus lentus:
- the pflB gene encoding formate C-acetyltransferase → MSVIEKEVKEVQSAWRGFKKGKWMKEVNVRDFIDNNIAPYLGDESFLVGPTDNTVALWDIVSDLTKKEREAGGVLDVDVNTPSTIVSHAPGYLDKEKEQIVGVQGSEPFQRTIRPFGGINMVFNACKAYGFDLPESIVEMFTTIRKTHNQGVFDAYTSEMRAARKAGIITGLPDAYGRGRIIGDYRRVALYGVDFLIKQKQSELKSLEVDVIDEDVIRLREELSEQIRALGELKQLGEMHGFDISRPATTAKEAFQWLYFAYLAAIKEQDGAAMSLGRVSSFLDAYIERDLAEGTITEVEAQELVDHFVMKLRIVKFLRTPEYNELFSGDPTWVTESIGGMSVQGTTRVTKNSFRFLHTLYNLGPAPEPNLTVLWSEQLPEAFKKYCAKVSIETSSIQYENDDLMRPIYGDDYGIACCVSAMEIGKQMQFFGARANLAKALLYAINGGKDEKSGVQVAPEYPAITSEYLDYDEVMKRFKPMMEWLAKLYVNTLNVIHYMHDKYCYERIEMALHDRDILRTMACGIAGLSVAADSLSAIKYAKVKPIRDENGIAVDFEIEGEFPCYGNNDDRVDQIAVELVESFMGMIRKHKTYRNSLPTQSVLTITSNVVYGKKTGTTPDGRKAGEPFAPGANPMHGRDKKGALASLSSVAKLPYEHSLDGISNTFSIVPKALGKDPEIRKNNLVSMMDGYFGSNAHHLNVNVFDREQLMDAMEHPENYPQLTIRVSGYAVNFIKLTREQQLDVINRTFHGSM, encoded by the coding sequence ATGTCGGTGATTGAAAAAGAAGTAAAAGAAGTACAGTCCGCATGGAGAGGCTTTAAAAAAGGCAAATGGATGAAGGAAGTTAATGTTCGCGATTTTATCGACAATAACATTGCTCCTTATCTAGGAGATGAATCTTTCCTGGTAGGACCAACAGATAACACGGTTGCCCTATGGGATATCGTATCCGACCTAACTAAGAAAGAACGGGAAGCTGGCGGAGTACTTGATGTTGACGTGAATACGCCATCCACGATTGTATCTCACGCTCCAGGCTACTTGGATAAAGAAAAGGAGCAAATCGTTGGTGTACAAGGCAGTGAGCCATTCCAACGCACGATCCGTCCGTTCGGCGGTATTAACATGGTGTTCAATGCATGTAAGGCTTATGGATTTGATCTGCCAGAGAGCATTGTTGAGATGTTTACAACGATTCGTAAGACGCATAACCAGGGCGTTTTTGATGCATACACTTCCGAGATGAGAGCGGCCCGTAAGGCTGGGATTATTACAGGTCTTCCAGACGCTTATGGACGCGGTCGGATTATCGGCGACTATCGCCGTGTTGCCCTATACGGGGTAGATTTCTTGATCAAGCAAAAACAAAGTGAGCTGAAAAGTCTTGAAGTCGATGTGATCGACGAGGATGTTATCCGCCTGCGTGAAGAGCTGTCTGAGCAAATTCGCGCACTCGGTGAATTGAAGCAGCTAGGCGAAATGCACGGCTTCGATATTTCCAGACCAGCAACAACGGCGAAGGAAGCATTCCAATGGCTCTATTTTGCTTACCTGGCTGCTATTAAGGAGCAGGATGGCGCGGCAATGTCTCTTGGACGCGTATCATCTTTCCTTGATGCTTACATTGAGCGTGATCTTGCCGAAGGAACGATTACTGAGGTGGAAGCGCAAGAGCTTGTCGACCATTTCGTAATGAAGCTGCGTATCGTCAAATTCCTGCGCACGCCGGAATACAACGAACTGTTTAGTGGTGACCCTACATGGGTAACGGAGTCGATTGGCGGAATGTCTGTACAAGGCACTACTCGGGTAACAAAGAACAGCTTCCGGTTCCTGCACACCCTTTACAATCTGGGTCCTGCGCCTGAGCCAAACCTGACCGTGCTATGGTCTGAGCAATTGCCGGAAGCGTTCAAGAAATATTGCGCCAAAGTATCCATCGAGACAAGCTCAATCCAATATGAGAATGACGATTTGATGCGTCCGATTTATGGAGACGACTACGGAATCGCCTGCTGTGTATCCGCGATGGAAATCGGGAAACAAATGCAATTCTTCGGCGCTCGTGCGAACCTTGCCAAAGCGCTTCTGTACGCGATCAACGGCGGTAAGGACGAGAAATCCGGAGTGCAGGTCGCTCCTGAATATCCGGCCATCACTTCCGAATATCTCGATTATGATGAAGTAATGAAACGTTTCAAGCCGATGATGGAATGGCTTGCTAAGCTGTATGTAAATACACTCAACGTTATTCACTACATGCACGATAAATACTGCTACGAACGCATTGAAATGGCCTTGCATGACCGCGATATTCTTCGTACGATGGCTTGCGGCATCGCCGGTCTATCCGTAGCAGCTGACTCACTTAGCGCTATCAAGTATGCTAAAGTTAAACCGATCCGCGATGAGAACGGCATCGCTGTAGATTTTGAAATCGAAGGCGAATTCCCTTGCTACGGCAACAACGATGATCGAGTGGACCAAATCGCAGTTGAGCTTGTGGAAAGCTTCATGGGCATGATCCGCAAGCATAAAACATATCGCAACTCGCTGCCAACGCAATCTGTATTGACGATCACTTCCAATGTAGTGTACGGTAAGAAGACGGGTACTACACCAGATGGTCGTAAAGCGGGTGAGCCGTTCGCGCCAGGTGCTAACCCAATGCATGGACGGGATAAGAAGGGGGCACTTGCATCCTTGAGTTCTGTCGCTAAATTACCTTATGAGCACAGCCTTGACGGTATTTCCAATACTTTCTCGATCGTGCCTAAGGCGCTAGGGAAAGACCCAGAAATCCGCAAGAATAACCTGGTGTCTATGATGGATGGTTACTTTGGAAGCAATGCGCATCATTTGAACGTCAACGTGTTCGATCGCGAGCAATTGATGGATGCGATGGAGCATCCGGAAAATTATCCGCAGCTGACAATCCGCGTATCCGGTTATGCTGTTAACTTCATCAAGCTGACACGTGAGCAGCAACTGGATGTTATTAACCGCACATTCCATGGATCGATGTAA
- the adhE gene encoding bifunctional acetaldehyde-CoA/alcohol dehydrogenase, which translates to MAVKNNVTTKQQPSPEDYIQSLIDKAKKATDAFMGMDQEQIDKIVQAMALAGLDKHMHLAKMAVEETGRGVYEDKIIKNMFATEYIHNSIKYDKTVGVIEDNPYDSFQKIAEPVGIIMGITPVTNPTSTTIFKAMIAIKTRNPIIFGFHPSAQRCSAEAAKILLEAAVKHGAPADCIQWIEDPSMDRTNALMNHPDVACILATGGSAMVKAAYSCGKPALGVGPGNVPCFIEKSADLDQAVNDLILSKTFDNGMICASEQAVIIEEPIFDQVKKKMIANGCYFVNKEEAAKLTAGAIIADKCAVNPTIVGQSATKIAELCGIDVPAGTKILVAEIEGVGPKFPLSAEKLSPVLACYKVKTAEQGIDRALEVVQFGGMGHSSVIHSNNEEIIQKFSDRMPTCRILVNQPSSQGGIGDIYNTNLPSLTLGCGSYGRNSTSSNVTAVNLINVKRVNRRTVNMQWFKVPSKIYFEKNSTQYLAKMPDISRVLIVTDPMMVQLGYVERVEHYLRQRQTPVAIEVFSEVEPDPSTTTVERGTELMAKFQPDCIIALGGGSPMDAAKGMWLFYEYPDTEFHNLKQKFMDIRKRTYKYPRLGQKAKFVAIPTTSGTGSEVTPFTVITDKINGNTKYPLADYELTPDVAIIDPEFVYSLPKVAVADTGMDVLTHAIEAYVSVLANDYTDGLAIKAIQLVFQYLEKSALTGDKLAREKMHNASTLAGMAFANAFLGINHSLAHKWGGQYHTAHGRTNAILMPHVIRYNAKKPTKFATWPKYTNFVADERYAEIARILGLPARTTEEGVKSLIKAIRELNKKLGIPESFQELGFDAKDFESRVDYLADRAFEDQCTTANPKLPLVSELAEVYRDAFYGRFEE; encoded by the coding sequence ATGGCCGTAAAGAATAATGTGACCACGAAGCAGCAGCCTAGCCCAGAGGATTATATCCAATCACTGATCGACAAAGCGAAGAAGGCAACTGATGCTTTCATGGGAATGGATCAAGAGCAAATCGATAAGATTGTACAAGCGATGGCTCTTGCGGGTCTCGACAAGCACATGCACTTGGCAAAAATGGCTGTAGAGGAAACTGGACGCGGAGTATATGAAGATAAAATTATTAAGAACATGTTCGCGACTGAGTACATCCATAACAGCATCAAGTATGATAAGACGGTTGGTGTCATTGAGGATAATCCTTATGACAGCTTCCAGAAAATCGCCGAGCCGGTCGGAATTATTATGGGGATTACTCCGGTAACGAATCCGACATCCACTACAATCTTTAAAGCGATGATCGCCATTAAGACTCGCAATCCGATTATTTTCGGATTCCATCCTTCCGCACAGCGTTGTAGTGCTGAAGCAGCGAAGATTTTGCTGGAAGCAGCGGTGAAACATGGCGCGCCAGCTGACTGTATCCAATGGATCGAAGATCCTTCCATGGATCGCACGAATGCATTGATGAATCACCCTGATGTGGCATGCATTTTGGCGACAGGCGGTTCTGCAATGGTTAAAGCGGCATACAGCTGCGGTAAGCCGGCACTTGGCGTAGGCCCTGGTAACGTACCTTGCTTCATTGAGAAGAGTGCTGACCTGGATCAAGCTGTTAATGACCTGATTCTATCTAAGACATTTGATAATGGTATGATCTGTGCTTCCGAGCAAGCGGTTATTATCGAAGAACCGATCTTTGATCAAGTGAAGAAGAAAATGATTGCGAACGGCTGCTACTTTGTTAACAAAGAGGAAGCTGCTAAATTAACAGCTGGCGCGATCATTGCTGATAAATGTGCAGTGAACCCTACGATCGTAGGTCAGTCTGCAACCAAAATTGCTGAACTATGCGGTATCGATGTACCTGCCGGAACGAAAATTCTCGTTGCTGAAATTGAAGGTGTCGGACCTAAATTCCCATTATCTGCAGAGAAATTGAGTCCGGTGCTGGCGTGCTACAAAGTGAAAACAGCTGAGCAAGGCATTGACCGCGCACTGGAAGTCGTTCAATTTGGAGGCATGGGACACTCGTCGGTCATCCATTCCAATAATGAAGAAATTATTCAAAAATTCTCGGATCGCATGCCAACTTGCCGGATTCTGGTGAACCAGCCATCTTCGCAGGGCGGTATCGGTGACATCTATAATACGAACCTGCCATCGCTTACGCTGGGCTGCGGATCTTACGGACGCAACTCGACTTCGTCGAACGTAACAGCTGTCAATTTGATCAACGTGAAAAGGGTGAATCGTCGTACCGTGAATATGCAGTGGTTCAAAGTGCCAAGCAAAATCTATTTCGAGAAAAACTCGACGCAATATCTTGCTAAAATGCCGGATATCAGCCGCGTGCTGATTGTAACTGACCCGATGATGGTTCAACTCGGATACGTAGAAAGAGTGGAGCACTACTTGCGTCAACGCCAAACTCCGGTTGCGATCGAAGTATTCTCGGAAGTTGAGCCGGATCCATCGACAACGACGGTAGAACGTGGTACCGAATTGATGGCTAAATTCCAGCCAGACTGCATTATCGCACTCGGCGGCGGATCGCCAATGGACGCTGCGAAAGGAATGTGGCTATTCTACGAATATCCGGATACTGAATTCCATAACTTGAAGCAGAAATTTATGGATATCCGCAAACGGACTTACAAGTACCCACGTCTCGGTCAAAAGGCGAAGTTCGTGGCGATTCCTACCACTTCGGGTACAGGTTCGGAAGTTACTCCGTTCACAGTAATTACAGATAAAATCAACGGCAACACGAAATATCCTTTGGCGGATTACGAGCTGACTCCAGACGTTGCGATCATAGACCCTGAATTTGTATACAGCTTGCCTAAAGTAGCAGTAGCAGACACAGGTATGGACGTTCTGACGCATGCGATCGAGGCATACGTATCGGTCTTGGCTAACGACTATACGGATGGACTGGCGATTAAAGCGATCCAACTAGTATTCCAATACCTGGAGAAATCGGCGCTGACTGGCGACAAGCTGGCTCGCGAGAAAATGCATAATGCCTCGACACTGGCAGGTATGGCCTTTGCCAATGCGTTCCTGGGCATTAACCACAGCTTGGCGCATAAATGGGGCGGTCAATACCATACCGCACATGGTCGTACTAACGCGATCCTAATGCCGCACGTTATTCGCTACAATGCGAAGAAACCTACGAAATTCGCGACATGGCCAAAATATACGAACTTCGTAGCTGACGAGCGCTATGCGGAAATCGCCCGTATTCTTGGATTGCCTGCACGCACGACAGAAGAGGGCGTGAAGAGCTTGATCAAAGCGATCCGTGAGCTGAACAAGAAGCTGGGCATTCCTGAAAGCTTCCAAGAACTTGGCTTCGATGCGAAGGATTTCGAGTCGCGTGTGGATTACTTGGCAGACCGTGCATTTGAGGATCAATGTACGACAGCGAATCCGAAGCTGCCACTCGTAAGCGAGCTTGCTGAAGTATACCGTGACGCGTTCTATGGCCGCTTTGAAGAGTAG